One part of the Pieris napi chromosome 4, ilPieNapi1.2, whole genome shotgun sequence genome encodes these proteins:
- the LOC125048683 gene encoding facilitated trehalose transporter Tret1-2 homolog isoform X4, producing the protein MVNMVTLVSMKSYAGMDPDDQAEGNNGRMAEVGVSQAVLVEPHSDTGRKLPQYIAALSATLGALAAGSMLGWSSPVILKITQDNSTDYNFSVSESQGDWVSSLINLGAAAVCFPIGLIMDILGRKKTMLFLTLPFTLGWLLITFASNVGMLMTGRFITGIAGGAFCVTAPAYTSEIAQDSIRGTLGSFFQLMVTVGILFAYAVGSYTSVFVFNILCTLIPIVFAVTFFFMPESPNFLVVKGRHDEARDSLIRLRGRNYDVDSELTSLQTKAEESKNNPISFGSAITKKTALKAVMICYALMLFQQLSGINAVIFNTSKIFKSAGAAIEPAIATIIIGVIQVVATFASSVVVDKLGRRILLLFSALVMCICSTALGVYFFLQDTHGSDSSIVTALSWLPLVSLSLFIIAFSIGFGPIPWMMAGELCLIDIKAFVSSTAGTLNWLLSFTVTSTFNSLNNSIGSGQVFWLFAGIMVVGFIFIFFIIPETKGKSVDEIQLMLGAEPQTVHTEEKK; encoded by the exons CAGGCAGAGGGCAACAACGGTAGAATGGCTGAGGTTGGTGTTTCTCAGGCAGTGCTGGTGGAACCACATAGTGACACCGGCCGCAAATTACCACAATACATTGCTGCACTATcag CTACCCTTGGAGCCTTGGCCGCGGGTTCTATGCTGGGTTGGTCATCCCCAGTCATATTGAAGATAACTCAAGATAACAGCACAGATTATAACTTCTCAGTATCAGAATCCCAGGGAGATTGGGTTTCATCTTTAATAAATCTGGGAGCGGCGGCAGTATGTTTCCCAATCGGTCTCATAATGGACATACTCGGCAGAAAGAAGACCATGTTGTTCCTCACGTTACCGTTCACGCTCGGATGGCTCTTGATAACTTTCGCTTCGAACGTTGGGATGCTCATGACTGGAAGATTTATAACCGGTATTGCCGGTGGAGCGTTTTGCGTCACGGCACCGGCGTATACGAGTGAAATAGCCCAGGATTCTATAAGAGGAACTTTGGGAAGCTTCTTCCAATTGATGGTAACTGTCGGTATACTGTTCGCGTACGCTGTCGGTAGCTACACTAGCGTCTTCGTCTTTAACATTCTCTGCACTTTGATACCGATTGTGTTCGCCGTTACCTTCTTCTTTATGCCTGAGAGTCCGAACTTCTTGGTCGTCAAAGGGAGACACGACGAAGCGAGAGACTCTTTGATAAGACTGCGAGGGAGGAATTACGACGTGGACAGTGAATTGACGAGTCTACAGACTAAAGCCGAAGAATCGAAGAATAATCCCATCTCATTCGGGTCCGCGATCACAAAGAAGACCGCTTTAAAAGCTGTTATGATTTGCTATGCGCTGATGTTGTTCCAGCAGCTGTCGGGTATTAACGCTGTGATCTTCAACACGTCTAAGATTTTCAAAAGCGCCGGCGCAGCTATCGAACCGGCCATCGCCACCATAATTATCGGTGTCATACAGGTCGTAGCGACGTTCGCTTCCAGTGTCGTTGTCGATAAGTTGGGAAGACGTATTCTCCTTTTGTTCTCCGCTCTAGTGATGTGCATATGTTCCACGGCTTTGGGCGTCTATTTCTTCCTACAAGACACGCACGGGTCGGACTCTTCGATAGTGACGGCCTTGTCCTGGTTGCCATTAGTGTCGTTGTCGCTATTCATTATCGCCTTCTCGATAGGATTCGGTCCCATCCCGTGGATGATGGCCGGAGAGTTGTGCCTCATCGATATCAAGGCTTTCGTCAGTTCGACGGCCGGTACCTTGAATTGGTTGCTCAGTTTCACGGTGACTAGCACTTTCAACTCCTTGAATAACTCTATTGGCTCCGGTCAGGTGTTTTGGTTGTTCGCTGGAATCATGGTTGTCGGTTTTATCTTCATATTCTTCATAATTCCCGAAACGAAGGGCAAGAGTGTCGACGAAATTCAGCTAATGTTGGGGGCAGAGCCGCAGACGGTACACACGGAGGAAAAGAAATAA
- the LOC125048683 gene encoding facilitated trehalose transporter Tret1 isoform X1 has product MASTRMHAMPVRVNLQAEGNNGRMAEVGVSQAVLVEPHSDTGRKLPQYIAALSATLGALAAGSMLGWSSPVILKITQDNSTDYNFSVSESQGDWVSSLINLGAAAVCFPIGLIMDILGRKKTMLFLTLPFTLGWLLITFASNVGMLMTGRFITGIAGGAFCVTAPAYTSEIAQDSIRGTLGSFFQLMVTVGILFAYAVGSYTSVFVFNILCTLIPIVFAVTFFFMPESPNFLVVKGRHDEARDSLIRLRGRNYDVDSELTSLQTKAEESKNNPISFGSAITKKTALKAVMICYALMLFQQLSGINAVIFNTSKIFKSAGAAIEPAIATIIIGVIQVVATFASSVVVDKLGRRILLLFSALVMCICSTALGVYFFLQDTHGSDSSIVTALSWLPLVSLSLFIIAFSIGFGPIPWMMAGELCLIDIKAFVSSTAGTLNWLLSFTVTSTFNSLNNSIGSGQVFWLFAGIMVVGFIFIFFIIPETKGKSVDEIQLMLGAEPQTVHTEEKK; this is encoded by the exons ATGGCCTCTACCAGAATGCATGCGATGCCAGTGCGTGTGAATttg CAGGCAGAGGGCAACAACGGTAGAATGGCTGAGGTTGGTGTTTCTCAGGCAGTGCTGGTGGAACCACATAGTGACACCGGCCGCAAATTACCACAATACATTGCTGCACTATcag CTACCCTTGGAGCCTTGGCCGCGGGTTCTATGCTGGGTTGGTCATCCCCAGTCATATTGAAGATAACTCAAGATAACAGCACAGATTATAACTTCTCAGTATCAGAATCCCAGGGAGATTGGGTTTCATCTTTAATAAATCTGGGAGCGGCGGCAGTATGTTTCCCAATCGGTCTCATAATGGACATACTCGGCAGAAAGAAGACCATGTTGTTCCTCACGTTACCGTTCACGCTCGGATGGCTCTTGATAACTTTCGCTTCGAACGTTGGGATGCTCATGACTGGAAGATTTATAACCGGTATTGCCGGTGGAGCGTTTTGCGTCACGGCACCGGCGTATACGAGTGAAATAGCCCAGGATTCTATAAGAGGAACTTTGGGAAGCTTCTTCCAATTGATGGTAACTGTCGGTATACTGTTCGCGTACGCTGTCGGTAGCTACACTAGCGTCTTCGTCTTTAACATTCTCTGCACTTTGATACCGATTGTGTTCGCCGTTACCTTCTTCTTTATGCCTGAGAGTCCGAACTTCTTGGTCGTCAAAGGGAGACACGACGAAGCGAGAGACTCTTTGATAAGACTGCGAGGGAGGAATTACGACGTGGACAGTGAATTGACGAGTCTACAGACTAAAGCCGAAGAATCGAAGAATAATCCCATCTCATTCGGGTCCGCGATCACAAAGAAGACCGCTTTAAAAGCTGTTATGATTTGCTATGCGCTGATGTTGTTCCAGCAGCTGTCGGGTATTAACGCTGTGATCTTCAACACGTCTAAGATTTTCAAAAGCGCCGGCGCAGCTATCGAACCGGCCATCGCCACCATAATTATCGGTGTCATACAGGTCGTAGCGACGTTCGCTTCCAGTGTCGTTGTCGATAAGTTGGGAAGACGTATTCTCCTTTTGTTCTCCGCTCTAGTGATGTGCATATGTTCCACGGCTTTGGGCGTCTATTTCTTCCTACAAGACACGCACGGGTCGGACTCTTCGATAGTGACGGCCTTGTCCTGGTTGCCATTAGTGTCGTTGTCGCTATTCATTATCGCCTTCTCGATAGGATTCGGTCCCATCCCGTGGATGATGGCCGGAGAGTTGTGCCTCATCGATATCAAGGCTTTCGTCAGTTCGACGGCCGGTACCTTGAATTGGTTGCTCAGTTTCACGGTGACTAGCACTTTCAACTCCTTGAATAACTCTATTGGCTCCGGTCAGGTGTTTTGGTTGTTCGCTGGAATCATGGTTGTCGGTTTTATCTTCATATTCTTCATAATTCCCGAAACGAAGGGCAAGAGTGTCGACGAAATTCAGCTAATGTTGGGGGCAGAGCCGCAGACGGTACACACGGAGGAAAAGAAATAA
- the LOC125048683 gene encoding facilitated trehalose transporter Tret1 isoform X6, with translation MAEVGVSQAVLVEPHSDTGRKLPQYIAALSATLGALAAGSMLGWSSPVILKITQDNSTDYNFSVSESQGDWVSSLINLGAAAVCFPIGLIMDILGRKKTMLFLTLPFTLGWLLITFASNVGMLMTGRFITGIAGGAFCVTAPAYTSEIAQDSIRGTLGSFFQLMVTVGILFAYAVGSYTSVFVFNILCTLIPIVFAVTFFFMPESPNFLVVKGRHDEARDSLIRLRGRNYDVDSELTSLQTKAEESKNNPISFGSAITKKTALKAVMICYALMLFQQLSGINAVIFNTSKIFKSAGAAIEPAIATIIIGVIQVVATFASSVVVDKLGRRILLLFSALVMCICSTALGVYFFLQDTHGSDSSIVTALSWLPLVSLSLFIIAFSIGFGPIPWMMAGELCLIDIKAFVSSTAGTLNWLLSFTVTSTFNSLNNSIGSGQVFWLFAGIMVVGFIFIFFIIPETKGKSVDEIQLMLGAEPQTVHTEEKK, from the exons ATGGCTGAGGTTGGTGTTTCTCAGGCAGTGCTGGTGGAACCACATAGTGACACCGGCCGCAAATTACCACAATACATTGCTGCACTATcag CTACCCTTGGAGCCTTGGCCGCGGGTTCTATGCTGGGTTGGTCATCCCCAGTCATATTGAAGATAACTCAAGATAACAGCACAGATTATAACTTCTCAGTATCAGAATCCCAGGGAGATTGGGTTTCATCTTTAATAAATCTGGGAGCGGCGGCAGTATGTTTCCCAATCGGTCTCATAATGGACATACTCGGCAGAAAGAAGACCATGTTGTTCCTCACGTTACCGTTCACGCTCGGATGGCTCTTGATAACTTTCGCTTCGAACGTTGGGATGCTCATGACTGGAAGATTTATAACCGGTATTGCCGGTGGAGCGTTTTGCGTCACGGCACCGGCGTATACGAGTGAAATAGCCCAGGATTCTATAAGAGGAACTTTGGGAAGCTTCTTCCAATTGATGGTAACTGTCGGTATACTGTTCGCGTACGCTGTCGGTAGCTACACTAGCGTCTTCGTCTTTAACATTCTCTGCACTTTGATACCGATTGTGTTCGCCGTTACCTTCTTCTTTATGCCTGAGAGTCCGAACTTCTTGGTCGTCAAAGGGAGACACGACGAAGCGAGAGACTCTTTGATAAGACTGCGAGGGAGGAATTACGACGTGGACAGTGAATTGACGAGTCTACAGACTAAAGCCGAAGAATCGAAGAATAATCCCATCTCATTCGGGTCCGCGATCACAAAGAAGACCGCTTTAAAAGCTGTTATGATTTGCTATGCGCTGATGTTGTTCCAGCAGCTGTCGGGTATTAACGCTGTGATCTTCAACACGTCTAAGATTTTCAAAAGCGCCGGCGCAGCTATCGAACCGGCCATCGCCACCATAATTATCGGTGTCATACAGGTCGTAGCGACGTTCGCTTCCAGTGTCGTTGTCGATAAGTTGGGAAGACGTATTCTCCTTTTGTTCTCCGCTCTAGTGATGTGCATATGTTCCACGGCTTTGGGCGTCTATTTCTTCCTACAAGACACGCACGGGTCGGACTCTTCGATAGTGACGGCCTTGTCCTGGTTGCCATTAGTGTCGTTGTCGCTATTCATTATCGCCTTCTCGATAGGATTCGGTCCCATCCCGTGGATGATGGCCGGAGAGTTGTGCCTCATCGATATCAAGGCTTTCGTCAGTTCGACGGCCGGTACCTTGAATTGGTTGCTCAGTTTCACGGTGACTAGCACTTTCAACTCCTTGAATAACTCTATTGGCTCCGGTCAGGTGTTTTGGTTGTTCGCTGGAATCATGGTTGTCGGTTTTATCTTCATATTCTTCATAATTCCCGAAACGAAGGGCAAGAGTGTCGACGAAATTCAGCTAATGTTGGGGGCAGAGCCGCAGACGGTACACACGGAGGAAAAGAAATAA
- the LOC125048683 gene encoding facilitated trehalose transporter Tret1-2 homolog isoform X2, which translates to MHKRKMAWQEEKCFTNEGFVLSEKNVWMPQKQAEGNNGRMAEVGVSQAVLVEPHSDTGRKLPQYIAALSATLGALAAGSMLGWSSPVILKITQDNSTDYNFSVSESQGDWVSSLINLGAAAVCFPIGLIMDILGRKKTMLFLTLPFTLGWLLITFASNVGMLMTGRFITGIAGGAFCVTAPAYTSEIAQDSIRGTLGSFFQLMVTVGILFAYAVGSYTSVFVFNILCTLIPIVFAVTFFFMPESPNFLVVKGRHDEARDSLIRLRGRNYDVDSELTSLQTKAEESKNNPISFGSAITKKTALKAVMICYALMLFQQLSGINAVIFNTSKIFKSAGAAIEPAIATIIIGVIQVVATFASSVVVDKLGRRILLLFSALVMCICSTALGVYFFLQDTHGSDSSIVTALSWLPLVSLSLFIIAFSIGFGPIPWMMAGELCLIDIKAFVSSTAGTLNWLLSFTVTSTFNSLNNSIGSGQVFWLFAGIMVVGFIFIFFIIPETKGKSVDEIQLMLGAEPQTVHTEEKK; encoded by the exons CAGGCAGAGGGCAACAACGGTAGAATGGCTGAGGTTGGTGTTTCTCAGGCAGTGCTGGTGGAACCACATAGTGACACCGGCCGCAAATTACCACAATACATTGCTGCACTATcag CTACCCTTGGAGCCTTGGCCGCGGGTTCTATGCTGGGTTGGTCATCCCCAGTCATATTGAAGATAACTCAAGATAACAGCACAGATTATAACTTCTCAGTATCAGAATCCCAGGGAGATTGGGTTTCATCTTTAATAAATCTGGGAGCGGCGGCAGTATGTTTCCCAATCGGTCTCATAATGGACATACTCGGCAGAAAGAAGACCATGTTGTTCCTCACGTTACCGTTCACGCTCGGATGGCTCTTGATAACTTTCGCTTCGAACGTTGGGATGCTCATGACTGGAAGATTTATAACCGGTATTGCCGGTGGAGCGTTTTGCGTCACGGCACCGGCGTATACGAGTGAAATAGCCCAGGATTCTATAAGAGGAACTTTGGGAAGCTTCTTCCAATTGATGGTAACTGTCGGTATACTGTTCGCGTACGCTGTCGGTAGCTACACTAGCGTCTTCGTCTTTAACATTCTCTGCACTTTGATACCGATTGTGTTCGCCGTTACCTTCTTCTTTATGCCTGAGAGTCCGAACTTCTTGGTCGTCAAAGGGAGACACGACGAAGCGAGAGACTCTTTGATAAGACTGCGAGGGAGGAATTACGACGTGGACAGTGAATTGACGAGTCTACAGACTAAAGCCGAAGAATCGAAGAATAATCCCATCTCATTCGGGTCCGCGATCACAAAGAAGACCGCTTTAAAAGCTGTTATGATTTGCTATGCGCTGATGTTGTTCCAGCAGCTGTCGGGTATTAACGCTGTGATCTTCAACACGTCTAAGATTTTCAAAAGCGCCGGCGCAGCTATCGAACCGGCCATCGCCACCATAATTATCGGTGTCATACAGGTCGTAGCGACGTTCGCTTCCAGTGTCGTTGTCGATAAGTTGGGAAGACGTATTCTCCTTTTGTTCTCCGCTCTAGTGATGTGCATATGTTCCACGGCTTTGGGCGTCTATTTCTTCCTACAAGACACGCACGGGTCGGACTCTTCGATAGTGACGGCCTTGTCCTGGTTGCCATTAGTGTCGTTGTCGCTATTCATTATCGCCTTCTCGATAGGATTCGGTCCCATCCCGTGGATGATGGCCGGAGAGTTGTGCCTCATCGATATCAAGGCTTTCGTCAGTTCGACGGCCGGTACCTTGAATTGGTTGCTCAGTTTCACGGTGACTAGCACTTTCAACTCCTTGAATAACTCTATTGGCTCCGGTCAGGTGTTTTGGTTGTTCGCTGGAATCATGGTTGTCGGTTTTATCTTCATATTCTTCATAATTCCCGAAACGAAGGGCAAGAGTGTCGACGAAATTCAGCTAATGTTGGGGGCAGAGCCGCAGACGGTACACACGGAGGAAAAGAAATAA
- the LOC125048683 gene encoding facilitated trehalose transporter Tret1-2 homolog isoform X3: MWSNSSDRNERDASETEPLLPALPGPRYVEQAEGNNGRMAEVGVSQAVLVEPHSDTGRKLPQYIAALSATLGALAAGSMLGWSSPVILKITQDNSTDYNFSVSESQGDWVSSLINLGAAAVCFPIGLIMDILGRKKTMLFLTLPFTLGWLLITFASNVGMLMTGRFITGIAGGAFCVTAPAYTSEIAQDSIRGTLGSFFQLMVTVGILFAYAVGSYTSVFVFNILCTLIPIVFAVTFFFMPESPNFLVVKGRHDEARDSLIRLRGRNYDVDSELTSLQTKAEESKNNPISFGSAITKKTALKAVMICYALMLFQQLSGINAVIFNTSKIFKSAGAAIEPAIATIIIGVIQVVATFASSVVVDKLGRRILLLFSALVMCICSTALGVYFFLQDTHGSDSSIVTALSWLPLVSLSLFIIAFSIGFGPIPWMMAGELCLIDIKAFVSSTAGTLNWLLSFTVTSTFNSLNNSIGSGQVFWLFAGIMVVGFIFIFFIIPETKGKSVDEIQLMLGAEPQTVHTEEKK; the protein is encoded by the exons ATGTGGTCGAATTCAAGTGATCGTAATGAAAGGGATGCTTCAGAAACTGAACCGTTGTTGCCAGCTTTACCAGGACCTCGATATGTTGAG CAGGCAGAGGGCAACAACGGTAGAATGGCTGAGGTTGGTGTTTCTCAGGCAGTGCTGGTGGAACCACATAGTGACACCGGCCGCAAATTACCACAATACATTGCTGCACTATcag CTACCCTTGGAGCCTTGGCCGCGGGTTCTATGCTGGGTTGGTCATCCCCAGTCATATTGAAGATAACTCAAGATAACAGCACAGATTATAACTTCTCAGTATCAGAATCCCAGGGAGATTGGGTTTCATCTTTAATAAATCTGGGAGCGGCGGCAGTATGTTTCCCAATCGGTCTCATAATGGACATACTCGGCAGAAAGAAGACCATGTTGTTCCTCACGTTACCGTTCACGCTCGGATGGCTCTTGATAACTTTCGCTTCGAACGTTGGGATGCTCATGACTGGAAGATTTATAACCGGTATTGCCGGTGGAGCGTTTTGCGTCACGGCACCGGCGTATACGAGTGAAATAGCCCAGGATTCTATAAGAGGAACTTTGGGAAGCTTCTTCCAATTGATGGTAACTGTCGGTATACTGTTCGCGTACGCTGTCGGTAGCTACACTAGCGTCTTCGTCTTTAACATTCTCTGCACTTTGATACCGATTGTGTTCGCCGTTACCTTCTTCTTTATGCCTGAGAGTCCGAACTTCTTGGTCGTCAAAGGGAGACACGACGAAGCGAGAGACTCTTTGATAAGACTGCGAGGGAGGAATTACGACGTGGACAGTGAATTGACGAGTCTACAGACTAAAGCCGAAGAATCGAAGAATAATCCCATCTCATTCGGGTCCGCGATCACAAAGAAGACCGCTTTAAAAGCTGTTATGATTTGCTATGCGCTGATGTTGTTCCAGCAGCTGTCGGGTATTAACGCTGTGATCTTCAACACGTCTAAGATTTTCAAAAGCGCCGGCGCAGCTATCGAACCGGCCATCGCCACCATAATTATCGGTGTCATACAGGTCGTAGCGACGTTCGCTTCCAGTGTCGTTGTCGATAAGTTGGGAAGACGTATTCTCCTTTTGTTCTCCGCTCTAGTGATGTGCATATGTTCCACGGCTTTGGGCGTCTATTTCTTCCTACAAGACACGCACGGGTCGGACTCTTCGATAGTGACGGCCTTGTCCTGGTTGCCATTAGTGTCGTTGTCGCTATTCATTATCGCCTTCTCGATAGGATTCGGTCCCATCCCGTGGATGATGGCCGGAGAGTTGTGCCTCATCGATATCAAGGCTTTCGTCAGTTCGACGGCCGGTACCTTGAATTGGTTGCTCAGTTTCACGGTGACTAGCACTTTCAACTCCTTGAATAACTCTATTGGCTCCGGTCAGGTGTTTTGGTTGTTCGCTGGAATCATGGTTGTCGGTTTTATCTTCATATTCTTCATAATTCCCGAAACGAAGGGCAAGAGTGTCGACGAAATTCAGCTAATGTTGGGGGCAGAGCCGCAGACGGTACACACGGAGGAAAAGAAATAA
- the LOC125048683 gene encoding facilitated trehalose transporter Tret1-2 homolog isoform X5, with amino-acid sequence MSEKTKIETAETIGLLDKKQAEGNNGRMAEVGVSQAVLVEPHSDTGRKLPQYIAALSATLGALAAGSMLGWSSPVILKITQDNSTDYNFSVSESQGDWVSSLINLGAAAVCFPIGLIMDILGRKKTMLFLTLPFTLGWLLITFASNVGMLMTGRFITGIAGGAFCVTAPAYTSEIAQDSIRGTLGSFFQLMVTVGILFAYAVGSYTSVFVFNILCTLIPIVFAVTFFFMPESPNFLVVKGRHDEARDSLIRLRGRNYDVDSELTSLQTKAEESKNNPISFGSAITKKTALKAVMICYALMLFQQLSGINAVIFNTSKIFKSAGAAIEPAIATIIIGVIQVVATFASSVVVDKLGRRILLLFSALVMCICSTALGVYFFLQDTHGSDSSIVTALSWLPLVSLSLFIIAFSIGFGPIPWMMAGELCLIDIKAFVSSTAGTLNWLLSFTVTSTFNSLNNSIGSGQVFWLFAGIMVVGFIFIFFIIPETKGKSVDEIQLMLGAEPQTVHTEEKK; translated from the exons CAGGCAGAGGGCAACAACGGTAGAATGGCTGAGGTTGGTGTTTCTCAGGCAGTGCTGGTGGAACCACATAGTGACACCGGCCGCAAATTACCACAATACATTGCTGCACTATcag CTACCCTTGGAGCCTTGGCCGCGGGTTCTATGCTGGGTTGGTCATCCCCAGTCATATTGAAGATAACTCAAGATAACAGCACAGATTATAACTTCTCAGTATCAGAATCCCAGGGAGATTGGGTTTCATCTTTAATAAATCTGGGAGCGGCGGCAGTATGTTTCCCAATCGGTCTCATAATGGACATACTCGGCAGAAAGAAGACCATGTTGTTCCTCACGTTACCGTTCACGCTCGGATGGCTCTTGATAACTTTCGCTTCGAACGTTGGGATGCTCATGACTGGAAGATTTATAACCGGTATTGCCGGTGGAGCGTTTTGCGTCACGGCACCGGCGTATACGAGTGAAATAGCCCAGGATTCTATAAGAGGAACTTTGGGAAGCTTCTTCCAATTGATGGTAACTGTCGGTATACTGTTCGCGTACGCTGTCGGTAGCTACACTAGCGTCTTCGTCTTTAACATTCTCTGCACTTTGATACCGATTGTGTTCGCCGTTACCTTCTTCTTTATGCCTGAGAGTCCGAACTTCTTGGTCGTCAAAGGGAGACACGACGAAGCGAGAGACTCTTTGATAAGACTGCGAGGGAGGAATTACGACGTGGACAGTGAATTGACGAGTCTACAGACTAAAGCCGAAGAATCGAAGAATAATCCCATCTCATTCGGGTCCGCGATCACAAAGAAGACCGCTTTAAAAGCTGTTATGATTTGCTATGCGCTGATGTTGTTCCAGCAGCTGTCGGGTATTAACGCTGTGATCTTCAACACGTCTAAGATTTTCAAAAGCGCCGGCGCAGCTATCGAACCGGCCATCGCCACCATAATTATCGGTGTCATACAGGTCGTAGCGACGTTCGCTTCCAGTGTCGTTGTCGATAAGTTGGGAAGACGTATTCTCCTTTTGTTCTCCGCTCTAGTGATGTGCATATGTTCCACGGCTTTGGGCGTCTATTTCTTCCTACAAGACACGCACGGGTCGGACTCTTCGATAGTGACGGCCTTGTCCTGGTTGCCATTAGTGTCGTTGTCGCTATTCATTATCGCCTTCTCGATAGGATTCGGTCCCATCCCGTGGATGATGGCCGGAGAGTTGTGCCTCATCGATATCAAGGCTTTCGTCAGTTCGACGGCCGGTACCTTGAATTGGTTGCTCAGTTTCACGGTGACTAGCACTTTCAACTCCTTGAATAACTCTATTGGCTCCGGTCAGGTGTTTTGGTTGTTCGCTGGAATCATGGTTGTCGGTTTTATCTTCATATTCTTCATAATTCCCGAAACGAAGGGCAAGAGTGTCGACGAAATTCAGCTAATGTTGGGGGCAGAGCCGCAGACGGTACACACGGAGGAAAAGAAATAA